One part of the Streptomyces nigra genome encodes these proteins:
- a CDS encoding S1C family serine protease produces MSTENEGAAVPPAPSAPPVPVDAPAAPASQEQRASESGTAPLPPVPDASPYATDGFHAPGSPAAAPSGSAPDTSWPPPPPAGGSPYGDAAGGGMGAGGWGSTYQQPAPSPGRGRGGMLAAVLIAALVAGGLGGGLGYTLAKNDDSTSSTTVSAPDSGGSLKRDPGTVAGVAAKALPSTVTIQAESSSGEGGTGTGFVFDTEGHIVTNNHVVADAVDGGKLTATFPSGKKYDAEVVGHAQGYDVAVIKLKSAPSDLKPLTLGDSDKVAVGDSTIAIGAPFGLSDTVTTGIISAKNRPVASSDGTGSNASYMSALQTDASINPGNSGGPLLDAQGNVIGINSAIQSTANGMGGTAQSGSIGLGFAIPINQAKYVAQQLIKTGKPVYAKIGASVSLEDTSDGAKITDQGAGGSDAVEPGGPAAKAGLKPGDVITKLDDTVIDSGPTLIGEIWTHKPGDKVAITYERDGRTRTVDLTLGARTGDS; encoded by the coding sequence GTGAGCACCGAGAACGAGGGCGCCGCGGTACCCCCGGCCCCGTCCGCACCCCCCGTACCGGTGGACGCTCCCGCTGCTCCGGCTTCTCAGGAGCAGCGCGCCTCCGAGAGCGGGACCGCGCCGCTCCCGCCGGTGCCCGACGCGAGCCCGTACGCCACCGACGGCTTCCACGCGCCCGGCTCGCCCGCCGCCGCCCCCTCCGGGTCGGCCCCGGACACCTCCTGGCCGCCCCCGCCGCCCGCGGGCGGGTCCCCGTACGGCGACGCGGCCGGCGGTGGCATGGGCGCCGGCGGCTGGGGCAGCACCTACCAGCAGCCCGCGCCCAGCCCGGGCCGTGGGCGCGGCGGCATGCTCGCCGCGGTCCTCATCGCGGCGCTGGTCGCCGGCGGTCTGGGCGGCGGCCTCGGCTACACCCTCGCCAAGAACGACGACAGCACCTCCTCCACGACCGTCTCCGCGCCCGACAGCGGCGGCTCGCTCAAGCGCGACCCGGGCACGGTCGCGGGCGTGGCCGCCAAGGCGCTGCCCAGCACCGTCACGATCCAGGCGGAGAGCAGCAGCGGCGAGGGCGGCACCGGCACCGGCTTCGTCTTCGACACCGAGGGCCACATCGTCACCAACAACCACGTGGTGGCCGACGCGGTCGACGGCGGCAAGCTCACGGCGACCTTCCCGAGCGGCAAGAAGTACGACGCCGAGGTCGTCGGGCACGCGCAGGGCTACGACGTCGCGGTGATCAAGCTCAAGAGCGCCCCGTCCGACCTCAAGCCGCTCACGCTGGGCGACTCCGACAAGGTGGCCGTCGGCGACTCCACCATCGCCATCGGCGCGCCCTTCGGCCTGTCCGACACGGTCACCACCGGCATCATCAGCGCCAAGAACCGCCCGGTGGCCTCCAGCGACGGCACCGGCAGCAACGCCTCCTACATGAGCGCCCTGCAGACCGACGCGTCGATCAACCCGGGCAACTCCGGCGGCCCGCTGCTGGACGCGCAGGGCAACGTCATCGGCATCAACTCGGCGATCCAGTCCACCGCCAACGGCATGGGCGGCACCGCCCAGTCCGGCTCCATCGGCCTCGGCTTCGCCATCCCGATCAACCAGGCCAAGTACGTCGCCCAGCAGCTGATCAAGACCGGCAAGCCCGTCTACGCCAAGATCGGCGCCTCCGTCTCCCTGGAGGACACCAGCGACGGCGCCAAGATCACCGACCAGGGCGCCGGCGGCTCGGACGCGGTCGAGCCGGGCGGCCCCGCGGCCAAGGCGGGCCTCAAGCCAGGGGACGTCATCACCAAGCTCGACGACACGGTGATCGACTCCGGCCCCACCCTGATCGGCGAGATCTGGACCCACAAGCCCGGCGACAAGGTGGCGATCACCTACGAACGCGACGGCCGCACCCGCACGGTGGACCTGACCCTGGGCGCCCGCACGGGCGACAGCTGA
- a CDS encoding glycerophosphodiester phosphodiesterase produces the protein MTHARQHQIQVVAHRGASEDAPEHTLAAYRKAIEDGADALECDVRLTADGHLVCVHDRRVNRTSNGRGAVSALELAELAALDFGSRRNRDSWKNRAEEPDWEVRPEDPEDTSVLTLARLLELVADAGRRVELAIETKHPTRWAGQVEERLLHLLKRFGLDAPAVPAESPVRIMSFSARSLHRVRAASPTLPTVYLMQFVSPRLRDGRLPAGVHIAGPSIRIVRSHPAYVRRLKAAGHQVHVWTVNEPQDVDLCVELGVDGIITNRPRAVLDQLGR, from the coding sequence GTGACCCACGCACGGCAGCACCAGATCCAGGTCGTCGCCCACCGCGGAGCCTCCGAGGACGCCCCCGAACACACCCTGGCCGCTTACCGGAAGGCGATCGAGGACGGCGCCGACGCCCTCGAGTGCGACGTCCGCCTCACCGCCGACGGCCATCTCGTCTGCGTCCACGACCGCCGCGTCAACCGCACGTCCAACGGCCGCGGCGCGGTCTCCGCCCTGGAGCTCGCCGAGCTGGCCGCCCTGGACTTCGGCTCCCGCAGGAACCGCGACTCCTGGAAGAACCGCGCGGAGGAGCCGGACTGGGAGGTCCGCCCCGAGGACCCCGAGGACACGTCCGTGCTCACCCTGGCACGGCTCCTGGAGCTCGTCGCCGACGCCGGGCGCCGGGTCGAGCTCGCCATCGAGACCAAGCACCCCACCCGGTGGGCCGGTCAGGTGGAGGAGCGGCTGCTGCATCTGCTGAAACGGTTCGGGCTGGACGCGCCCGCCGTCCCGGCCGAGTCGCCGGTACGGATCATGAGCTTCTCGGCGCGCTCGCTGCACCGGGTGCGCGCCGCGTCGCCGACGCTGCCGACGGTCTATCTGATGCAGTTCGTCTCGCCCCGGCTGCGCGACGGCCGGCTGCCCGCGGGCGTGCACATCGCCGGTCCGTCGATCCGGATCGTGCGGAGCCACCCGGCGTACGTACGGCGCCTGAAGGCGGCCGGACATCAGGTGCACGTGTGGACCGTGAACGAGCCCCAGGACGTGGACCTCTGCGTCGAGCTGGGCGTCGACGGCATCATCACCAACCGCCCGCGCGCGGTTCTGGACCAGCTCGGACGCTGA
- a CDS encoding ATP-binding protein, with protein sequence MRHRTLFGRFPVQARRASTPWRGAKEVSGVALVVAQEVPTSSSMAVPHGPAGVGKARHRMRAQLRSGGVPESVIDDAVLILSELLSNACKHGRPLGDSLAGDGDVRAAWRVDGGGRLTVEVTDGGGPTRPAPATPSVTAHGGRGLNIISALSDDWGVRDDVHGEVTVWVVVHDDVRAARPGHRRDDFATRVTAPAVSAIPGLDFTDAFDDLD encoded by the coding sequence ATGCGTCACCGGACCTTGTTTGGCCGGTTTCCGGTACAGGCCAGGAGGGCATCCACTCCGTGGCGTGGGGCGAAGGAGGTCTCGGGGGTGGCGTTGGTGGTGGCACAGGAGGTGCCCACGTCGTCGAGCATGGCCGTACCCCATGGTCCTGCGGGCGTGGGGAAGGCGAGACACCGGATGCGGGCGCAGCTGCGCAGCGGCGGTGTCCCCGAATCGGTCATCGACGACGCCGTACTGATCTTGTCCGAGCTCTTGAGCAACGCGTGCAAGCACGGCCGGCCGCTCGGCGACTCCCTCGCGGGGGACGGCGACGTCCGCGCGGCCTGGCGGGTGGACGGCGGCGGCAGACTCACCGTGGAGGTGACGGACGGCGGCGGTCCCACCCGCCCCGCTCCGGCGACGCCCTCGGTCACCGCGCACGGCGGCCGCGGGCTCAACATCATCAGCGCCCTGTCCGACGACTGGGGCGTCCGCGACGACGTGCACGGCGAGGTCACGGTCTGGGTGGTCGTCCACGACGACGTACGCGCCGCGCGCCCGGGACACCGCCGCGACGACTTCGCTACGCGCGTCACGGCCCCGGCGGTGAGCGCCATCCCCGGTCTGGACTTCACGGACGCCTTCGACGACCTGGACTGA
- a CDS encoding DUF5926 family protein: MAKKRPQTKAKRPQIADGEIPVVGAREPCPCGSGRRYKACHGRAAAQAVTELVQRPFEGLPGECDWVALRELVPAATAELTLKGGLPEGVPSVTLATVLPMAWPALRRDDGSVLLGLQNDTASGDISRDLADTLQQALAAQPGTPVQGRRAPADGPRLQDLLDPEGTFEPVVHSGFEFWVPEAENATAAVTASLERANAAAIPTVKLTGVDSAYWCETPEKNHLRWVMPHPEEQLLDALARLHAAGTSGLGEGTRLVGSFRAHGLTVPVWDLPSGVGAEDVEKPAAEFAERLAAALATDAPLTPDERRARGGLTNRQVTLS; the protein is encoded by the coding sequence ATGGCCAAGAAGCGACCCCAGACCAAGGCCAAGCGCCCGCAGATCGCCGACGGAGAGATCCCGGTCGTCGGCGCACGCGAGCCCTGCCCCTGCGGAAGCGGCCGGCGCTACAAGGCCTGTCACGGCCGGGCCGCCGCGCAGGCGGTGACCGAGCTGGTGCAGCGCCCGTTCGAGGGGCTGCCGGGCGAGTGCGACTGGGTCGCCCTGCGCGAGCTGGTGCCGGCCGCCACCGCCGAGCTGACCCTGAAGGGCGGCCTCCCCGAGGGCGTCCCCTCCGTCACCCTGGCCACCGTGCTCCCGATGGCCTGGCCGGCGCTGCGCCGCGACGACGGCTCGGTCCTCCTCGGCCTGCAGAACGACACGGCGTCCGGTGACATCAGCCGCGACCTCGCCGACACCCTCCAGCAGGCCCTCGCCGCCCAGCCGGGCACCCCGGTCCAGGGCCGCCGCGCCCCGGCCGACGGCCCGCGACTGCAGGATCTGCTCGACCCCGAAGGCACGTTCGAGCCAGTTGTGCACTCGGGCTTCGAGTTCTGGGTGCCCGAGGCGGAGAACGCCACCGCCGCGGTGACCGCCTCCCTGGAGCGCGCCAACGCCGCGGCCATCCCGACCGTGAAGCTGACCGGCGTGGACTCCGCGTACTGGTGCGAGACCCCGGAGAAGAACCACCTGCGCTGGGTCATGCCGCACCCCGAGGAGCAGCTTCTGGACGCTCTCGCGCGCCTGCACGCGGCGGGCACGTCCGGCCTGGGCGAGGGCACCCGTCTCGTGGGGTCCTTCCGCGCGCACGGCCTGACCGTGCCGGTGTGGGACCTGCCGAGCGGGGTCGGCGCGGAGGACGTGGAGAAGCCGGCGGCCGAGTTCGCCGAGCGGCTCGCCGCGGCTCTGGCCACGGACGCCCCGCTGACGCCGGACGAGCGGCGGGCGCGCGGCGGGCTCACCAACCGGCAGGTCACCCTCAGCTGA
- a CDS encoding bifunctional DNA primase/polymerase — protein sequence MREILGKRRRLLRGDGKPELIGAALTFATQWRWPVLPGVTTPPQGRARCGCPDPECTVPGAHPFDPGLLAATTDERMVRWWWANRPTAPIILATGGTAPCAVSLPALPAAHALSALDRAGMRLGPVVASPARWSILVKPYSMEQLGELLYAKDFVPGSLRFHGEGGYLALPPSETGQGPITWQRAPLPGSASPWVPDVEAVVDAVVWALTRTGVSAPEL from the coding sequence ATGCGCGAGATCCTCGGAAAGCGACGCAGGCTCCTGCGCGGTGACGGGAAGCCCGAGCTGATCGGCGCGGCCCTGACCTTCGCGACGCAATGGCGATGGCCCGTGCTGCCGGGCGTGACGACACCCCCGCAGGGGCGGGCCCGCTGCGGCTGTCCCGACCCGGAGTGCACGGTCCCCGGCGCCCATCCCTTCGACCCCGGCCTCCTCGCGGCCACCACCGACGAGCGCATGGTGCGCTGGTGGTGGGCGAACCGGCCGACGGCGCCGATCATCCTCGCCACGGGCGGCACGGCACCCTGCGCGGTCAGCCTGCCCGCCCTGCCGGCCGCCCACGCGCTGTCCGCCCTCGACCGGGCGGGTATGCGCCTCGGCCCGGTCGTCGCCTCGCCGGCCCGCTGGTCGATCCTGGTGAAGCCGTACTCGATGGAACAGCTCGGCGAACTGCTGTACGCCAAGGACTTCGTCCCCGGCTCGCTGCGCTTCCACGGCGAGGGCGGCTATCTCGCCCTGCCCCCCTCCGAGACGGGACAGGGGCCGATCACCTGGCAGCGCGCCCCGCTGCCCGGCTCCGCCTCCCCGTGGGTGCCGGACGTCGAGGCAGTCGTCGACGCCGTGGTCTGGGCCCTCACTCGTACGGGTGTGAGCGCGCCCGAGTTGTAG
- a CDS encoding PP2C family protein-serine/threonine phosphatase, with protein MLDIPSRVRVHVETLPAAQNDMGVCDAFEQYAPVGKPDAMNAPHPSKVAGIDSTVPSPAHTVAPAPAAPDAPAVASPHAPGAVLQDRLAGWVSDLTTLHELTERLVRTDTLDEALQELLRAGAALVGARRGLVVLEPGDGQGPDTTIGLGLARADLGHIETVPRSAMSYGRILDGLPGGDGEITEPDLLGEDGLDPRHREVAARLGYAASYALALSTEDAGRLGAAVWLYDEPAEPAERQRHLIGLYTRYATEHLARLVEVERTRAAMRTMTDELLPARLPRMAGVQLAVRHSTGPRGGGDWYDALPLPDAALGLAVGSVTGSGPSAVAAMGRLRASLRAYAVMEGEDPVAVLSDLELLLRLTEPARSATALFAYCEPALRKITLAGAGHSPPLLIGERRTEFVETSVSAPLGMLACWEAPSVELTAEAGETVLLYTDGLLHRTGDPTDRAFARLHAAAAGVPRALRQDPEAVVDHVLRAVLPDGLDRDDSDEDVVLLAARFA; from the coding sequence ATGCTGGACATCCCCTCACGAGTGCGTGTACATGTGGAGACACTGCCGGCGGCGCAGAATGACATGGGGGTTTGCGATGCTTTTGAGCAGTACGCACCGGTCGGAAAGCCGGACGCCATGAACGCCCCTCACCCTTCGAAAGTGGCCGGAATCGATTCAACGGTTCCCTCACCCGCACACACTGTCGCGCCCGCGCCCGCAGCCCCGGACGCCCCAGCGGTCGCCTCACCGCACGCACCCGGCGCGGTGCTCCAGGACCGTCTCGCCGGCTGGGTGTCGGACCTGACGACCCTGCACGAACTCACCGAGCGCCTGGTCCGCACGGACACGCTCGACGAAGCCCTTCAGGAACTGCTGCGCGCCGGAGCCGCCCTCGTGGGTGCCCGGCGCGGTCTCGTCGTCCTGGAACCGGGCGACGGACAGGGCCCCGACACCACGATCGGCCTCGGGCTCGCCCGCGCCGACCTCGGGCACATCGAGACCGTGCCGCGCAGCGCCATGTCGTACGGGCGGATCCTCGACGGGCTGCCCGGCGGCGACGGCGAGATCACCGAGCCCGACCTGCTCGGCGAGGACGGACTCGACCCGCGCCACCGCGAGGTCGCCGCGCGCCTCGGCTACGCCGCCAGCTACGCCCTGGCGCTGTCCACCGAGGACGCCGGGCGCCTCGGCGCCGCCGTCTGGCTGTACGACGAGCCCGCCGAACCGGCCGAGCGGCAGCGCCATCTGATCGGTCTGTACACCCGGTACGCGACCGAGCACCTGGCCCGGCTCGTCGAGGTCGAGCGCACCCGCGCGGCCATGCGGACGATGACCGACGAGCTGCTGCCCGCGCGGCTGCCGCGGATGGCCGGCGTCCAGCTCGCGGTCCGGCACTCCACCGGGCCGCGCGGCGGCGGCGACTGGTACGACGCGCTGCCGCTGCCGGACGCCGCGCTGGGCCTCGCGGTCGGCTCGGTGACCGGGTCCGGGCCGAGCGCCGTCGCCGCGATGGGCCGGCTCCGGGCCAGCCTGCGGGCGTACGCCGTGATGGAGGGCGAGGACCCGGTGGCGGTCCTGTCGGATCTGGAGCTGCTGCTGCGGCTCACCGAGCCCGCCCGGTCCGCGACCGCCCTGTTCGCCTACTGCGAGCCCGCCCTGCGCAAGATCACGCTGGCCGGCGCGGGCCACAGTCCGCCGCTGCTGATCGGGGAGCGCCGCACGGAGTTCGTGGAGACGTCCGTGTCCGCGCCGCTCGGGATGCTGGCCTGCTGGGAGGCGCCCAGCGTCGAGCTGACCGCGGAGGCCGGGGAGACGGTGCTGCTCTACACCGACGGCCTGCTGCACCGTACCGGCGACCCCACCGACCGGGCCTTCGCGCGGCTGCACGCGGCGGCCGCCGGGGTGCCCCGTGCCCTGCGGCAGGACCCCGAGGCGGTCGTCGACCATGTGCTGCGGGCCGTGCTGCCGGACGGGCTGGACCGGGACGACAGCGACGAGGACGTCGTCCTGCTGGCCGCTCGCTTCGCGTAG